One segment of Setaria viridis chromosome 4, Setaria_viridis_v4.0, whole genome shotgun sequence DNA contains the following:
- the LOC117853065 gene encoding probable isoprenylcysteine alpha-carbonyl methylesterase ICMEL1: MKVELAARTSQTGKAEETPPPSPAAVAAPSAAEDAPLLPDGGVRRRAGCGRFAQRSSSFRRDVGRAAAETFLLTRLTLILLRYLGIGYRWIRQFLALCCYTFLLMPGFIQVLYYYFFSSQVRRSVVYGDQPRNRLDLYIPTSTTGLKPVVAFVTGGAWIIGYKGWGALLGRRLAERGIIVACIDYRNFPQGTIGDMVEDVSQGISFVCNNIASYGGDPNRIYLVGQSAGAHIATCALLNQAIRECGEGDTSSWSVSQIKAYFGISGGYNLLNLVDHFHRRGLYRSIFLSIMEGEESLQKFSPQVMIKASSARSAVPLLPHIILFHGTGDNSIPSAESQAFVDALQEHGAKADLFLYEGKTHTDLFLQDPLRGGRDKMLEEIASVIHSEDPNASAHHLVVPVARRLVPEFMLKLAGRVSPF, translated from the exons ATGAAGGTGGAGCTCGCTGCGCGCACCTCCCAGACCGGCAAGGCGGAGGAgactccgccgccgtccccggcaGCCGTTGCCGCACcatcggcggcggaggacgcgccgctcctccccgaCGGGGGCGTGCGGCGCCGGGCGGGGTGCGGGCGGTTCGCGCAGCGCAGCAGCTCATTCCGCCGCGAtgtcggccgcgccgccgccgagacctTCCTCCTCACGAGGCTCACCTTGATCCTCCTccgctacctcgg GATAGGCTACAGATGGATTCGGCAGTTTCTAGCCCTCTGCTGCTATACTTTCTTGCTGATGCCAGGTTTTATTCAAG TTCTATATTATTATTTCTTCTCTAGCCAAGTTCGTAGAAGTGTTGTATATGGAGATCAGCCAAGAAACAG ATTGGACTTGTATATACCCACTAGTACAACAGGGTTAAAGCCAGTCGTGGCATTTGTGACTGGTGGAGCATGGATCATAGG GTACAAAGGGTGGGGGGCCCTTTTAGGCAGACGCTTAGCAGAAAGGGGCATCATAGTTGCATGCATTGATTACAG AAACTTTCCTCAAGGGACTATTGGTGACATGGTAGAAGATGTTTCTCAAGGAATTTCTTTTGTCTGCAACAATATAGCAAGTTATGGAGGTGATCCTAACAG GATTTATCTTGTTGGACAATCAGCTGGTGCACATATTGCCACGTGTGCCCTCTTAAACCAGGCCATTAGAGAATGTGGTGAAGGAGATACTTCCTCTTGGAGTGTTTCACAAATAAAAGCTTATTTTGGTATTTCTGGCGG GTATAATCTCCTTAATTTGGTTGATCATTTCCATAGACGTGGCCTTTATCGATCCATCTTTCTCAG TATTATGGAAGGTGAAGAATCACTCCAGAAATTCTCCCCGCAAGTGATGATTAAGGCGTCATCTGCTAGATCTGCAGTTCCTTTGTTGCCTCATATTATCCTTTTCCATGGAACAGGTGACAATTCAATACCATCAGCTGAAAG CCAAGCatttgttgatgctttacaAGAGCATGGTGCAAAAGCAGATCTGTTCTTGTATGAAGGAAAGACGCATACTGATTTATTCCTTCAG GATCCCCTTCGTGGTGGTAGAGATAAAATGCTCGAAGAGATCGCCAGTGTGATACACAGTGAAGATCCAAACGCATCTGCCCACCACCTCGTCGTGCCTGTTGCACGGCGTCTTGTTCCTGAATTCATGTTGAAGCTCGCTGGAAGAGTAAGCCCTTTCTGA
- the LOC117853067 gene encoding type 2 DNA topoisomerase 6 subunit B-like isoform X2, with the protein MYFCADTLALSHILVHDHPVSTRTEWRAATAVCEGGGTPATGSRIRDFLFRNCVAERSTNRVGLTMPSASSPHRKLLHSLVYWAVQRCRMSESPCRLTVSLKGPAEPASPSPLRVSVSDTGVGSKLEEFLELDDLARETPVEKWDGTLLITTTGINDEAIYRYRFNLQEELSSARFTKLATTYKNHATFSGTEVCLCLSNEADADDFILWLVGFFHKILVLRAANLACELFVEQIGSAESRNVCLPQYSDDVHHSVMASSSDRLVCGLKDYALSHGNTCDNCDTCTLNRDLLKIGTGAANNVDRRKAKGLHVEVVILIARTASDLSCWTVNCSSTKVLYFEDFVPCPISQSSFDVLVSIDWQSYGFKLKGGFIDDEGNAVLEWDDMAFARVDIAIHTYLECAMQECQGSQQDRHLVRKALKSALSHLKADHAGDFLSCHGQRYSLSQGHMNSGWFSTGYGLKHVY; encoded by the exons ATGTACTTTTGCGCAGACACCCTCGCTTTGTCTCATATTTTGGTTCACGACCATCCGGTCTCCACTCGGACGGAGTGGCGCGCCGCGACGGCGGTCTGTGAGGGCGGCGGAACTCCGGCGACCGGCTCGAGGATCCGCGACTTCCTCTTCAGAAACTGCGTCGCAGAGAGGAGCACCAACCGAGTTGGCCTCACCATGccgtccgcctcctctcccCATCGGAAGCTGCTCCACTCC TTGGTATACTGGGCGGTGCAGCGCTGCCGGATGTCCGAGTCGCCGTGCCGGCTCACGGTCTCCCTCAAAGGCCCCGCCGAACCCGCCAGCCCCTCGCCGCTGCGTGTCTCCG TTTCCGACACTGGGGTGGGGAGCAAACTGGAGGAGTTCCTGGAGCTCGACGACCTGGCCCGTGAGACTCCCGTGGAAAAATGGG ATGGCACTCTCTTAATCACAACTACTG GAATCAATGATGAAGCCATTTATCGTTATCGATTTAATCTTCAGGAAGAGTTATCAAGTGCAAGGTTCACCAAGCTGGCTACCACATACAAAAATCATGCAACATTCAG TGGAACTGAAGTCTGCCTTTGTCTCTCAAATGAAGCTGATGCTGATGATTTTATATTATGGTTGGTTGGCTTCTTCCATAAG ATACTTGTCTTAAGAGCAGCA AATTTAGCATGTGAGCTCTTTGTTGAGCAAATAGGCAGTGCTGAATCAAGAAATGTCTGTCTACCACAATATTCTGATGATGTCCATCATTCTGTTATGGCATCAAGTAGTGACCGGCTAGTTTGTGGCCTCAAAGACTATGCACTCTCCCATGGAAACACTTGTGATAATTGTGACACATGCACACTGAATAG AGATCTTCTAAAGATTGGAACTGGAGCAGCAAACAATGTAGACAGAAGAAAAGCTAAAGGGCTACATGTTGAAGTAGTCATACTGATTGCACGCACTGCATCTGATTTAAGTTGTTGGACAGTAAATTGTTCGTCCACAAAG GTTTTGTATTTTGAAGATTTTGTACCTTGTCCCATATCACAATCCTCCTTTGATGTGTTGGTGAGCATAGACTGGCAAAGCTATGGTTTCAAGTTAAAAGGTGGTTTCATAGATGATGAAGGAAATGCTGTTCTTGAGTGGGATGACATGGCATTTGCTCGTGTTGATATTGCCATTCACACTTACCTTGAATG TGCTATGCAAGAATGCCAGGGATCTCAACAAGATAGACACCTTGTAAGGAAGGCACTCAAGTCTGCATTATCTCACTTGAAAGCAGATCATGCTGGAGATTTTCTCAGTTGTCATGGTCAGAGG TATTCTCTATCACAAGGACACATGAATTCCGGCTGGTTTTCAACTGGTTATGGCCTTAAACATGTGTATTGA
- the LOC117853067 gene encoding type 2 DNA topoisomerase 6 subunit B-like isoform X1 has product MYFCADTLALSHILVHDHPVSTRTEWRAATAVCEGGGTPATGSRIRDFLFRNCVAERSTNRVGLTMPSASSPHRKLLHSLVYWAVQRCRMSESPCRLTVSLKGPAEPASPSPLRVSVSDTGVGSKLEEFLELDDLARETPVEKWDGTLLITTTGINDEAIYRYRFNLQEELSSARFTKLATTYKNHATFSGTEVCLCLSNEADADDFILWLVGFFHKILVLRAANLACELFVEQIGSAESRNVCLPQYSDDVHHSVMASSSDRLVCGLKDYALSHGNTCDNCDTCTLNRDLLKIGTGAANNVDRRKAKGLHVEVVILIARTASDLSCWTVNCSSTKVLYFEDFVPCPISQSSFDVLVSIDWQSYGFKLKGGFIDDEGNAVLEWDDMAFARVDIAIHTYLECAMQECQGSQQDRHLVRKALKSALSHLKADHAGDFLSCHGQRVREYVPDLAESIAGLILSSNDKEFQDECITLLGLGSNQDVSEGLVQSSICEKMVRVIELNDTKENAEDNAPYLFECEKLDEDSQLDEEDGDEDMIFDF; this is encoded by the exons ATGTACTTTTGCGCAGACACCCTCGCTTTGTCTCATATTTTGGTTCACGACCATCCGGTCTCCACTCGGACGGAGTGGCGCGCCGCGACGGCGGTCTGTGAGGGCGGCGGAACTCCGGCGACCGGCTCGAGGATCCGCGACTTCCTCTTCAGAAACTGCGTCGCAGAGAGGAGCACCAACCGAGTTGGCCTCACCATGccgtccgcctcctctcccCATCGGAAGCTGCTCCACTCC TTGGTATACTGGGCGGTGCAGCGCTGCCGGATGTCCGAGTCGCCGTGCCGGCTCACGGTCTCCCTCAAAGGCCCCGCCGAACCCGCCAGCCCCTCGCCGCTGCGTGTCTCCG TTTCCGACACTGGGGTGGGGAGCAAACTGGAGGAGTTCCTGGAGCTCGACGACCTGGCCCGTGAGACTCCCGTGGAAAAATGGG ATGGCACTCTCTTAATCACAACTACTG GAATCAATGATGAAGCCATTTATCGTTATCGATTTAATCTTCAGGAAGAGTTATCAAGTGCAAGGTTCACCAAGCTGGCTACCACATACAAAAATCATGCAACATTCAG TGGAACTGAAGTCTGCCTTTGTCTCTCAAATGAAGCTGATGCTGATGATTTTATATTATGGTTGGTTGGCTTCTTCCATAAG ATACTTGTCTTAAGAGCAGCA AATTTAGCATGTGAGCTCTTTGTTGAGCAAATAGGCAGTGCTGAATCAAGAAATGTCTGTCTACCACAATATTCTGATGATGTCCATCATTCTGTTATGGCATCAAGTAGTGACCGGCTAGTTTGTGGCCTCAAAGACTATGCACTCTCCCATGGAAACACTTGTGATAATTGTGACACATGCACACTGAATAG AGATCTTCTAAAGATTGGAACTGGAGCAGCAAACAATGTAGACAGAAGAAAAGCTAAAGGGCTACATGTTGAAGTAGTCATACTGATTGCACGCACTGCATCTGATTTAAGTTGTTGGACAGTAAATTGTTCGTCCACAAAG GTTTTGTATTTTGAAGATTTTGTACCTTGTCCCATATCACAATCCTCCTTTGATGTGTTGGTGAGCATAGACTGGCAAAGCTATGGTTTCAAGTTAAAAGGTGGTTTCATAGATGATGAAGGAAATGCTGTTCTTGAGTGGGATGACATGGCATTTGCTCGTGTTGATATTGCCATTCACACTTACCTTGAATG TGCTATGCAAGAATGCCAGGGATCTCAACAAGATAGACACCTTGTAAGGAAGGCACTCAAGTCTGCATTATCTCACTTGAAAGCAGATCATGCTGGAGATTTTCTCAGTTGTCATGGTCAGAGG GTTCGTGAATATGTTCCTGACCTTGCAGAATCAATTGCTGGGCTGATCTTGTCGTCCAACGATAAAGAGTTCCAAGACGAATGCATCACGCTTCTTGGGCTAGGATCAAATCAGGACGTCTCAGAAGGGTTAGTTCAATCCTCAATCTGTGAGAAGATGGTCCGTGTCATAGAGCTGAATGACACCAAGGAGAATGCAGAGGACAATGCACCATATCTGTTCGAGTGCGAGAAGCTGGATGAAGATAGTCAGCTGGACGAAGAAGATGGGGATGAAGATATGATTTTCGATTTCTAG